A single region of the Terriglobales bacterium genome encodes:
- a CDS encoding prolyl oligopeptidase family serine peptidase, whose protein sequence is MNTSSARWFRAAAVLAVLVLVSSFALAQAKRPLTHRDFDAWRDIVTPTLSADGKFLVYGLFPQEGDGEIVVRNLLTKAEWRQPAGERPEPPPVNQAELGPEAGQPQARNISIAFAPDGSYVAVSTFAKHADVAAAKKARKRPDQMPKGGMVIVNLATGEAVRVDRVKSFATPEKSGAVLAYLREPDEAPAGRGATEGRSEEGAPEAGAGTAVPGAGPGPGSEPAGGAPRGRGDRPEFGSELVLRDLSNGGERTLADVLEYSLSKDGALLVYAVSSRKSPETNGVYIVETRSGGAPRPLLAGKGKYRRVTWDEDQTQIAFLSDKDDAASRSPRLKLYGWQRAAAAPVELVSSADPGFRDKCVISDRGAISFSRDGKHVFFGCAPAAAEEKPVDLPDDDKVSVDLWHYKDDYIQPMQKVRAEVERTRTFRCVYHFAEKKMVQLADRTMPELTPSDDGLWGIGGDDREYRRMIEYDTRYVDSYLVNTLTGERKLLARKHIGQVAWSPSGKYTLYYNGKDWITAAVPDGKLTTLTANLGVNFWREDNDTPELPPPYARANWTRDGKWVLLYDEFDVWRVAPDGSSAKNITLGAGRKTHTEFRWVRLNNDPRDPDSRWVDGSKPLTLKAVNKDSRDQGFFRTTLDATDPPKQLIMTAHAYGAPTQAKNADVVMVTEASFTQFPDVKITDPAFSKLETVTNANPEKAQFTWGSEELIHYRNADGVLLSGILFKPENFDPGKKYPLLVYIYEKLSQNFHDFITPRPTHRINTTFFVSNGYLVLMPDIVYTIGQPGQSALKCVLPAIDAVVARGFVDEKAIGIQGHSWGGYQIAYMITQTNRFRAVAAGAPVSNMTSAYDGIRWGPGLPRQFQYEHSQSRIGGTLWERPMLFVENSPVFWADRVRTPILMLHNDSDDAVPWYQGIEYYLALRRLGKEVYMFTYNGEPHGLRRRPNQKDYTVRLQQFFDYYLKGAPKPDWMEKGIPYLDRDQEKLRLHEATGAY, encoded by the coding sequence ATGAACACTTCATCTGCCCGGTGGTTTCGCGCGGCTGCTGTCCTGGCCGTGCTTGTCCTGGTCTCCTCTTTTGCGCTCGCGCAGGCCAAGCGCCCGCTTACGCATCGTGACTTCGACGCCTGGCGCGACATCGTTACGCCCACCCTTTCAGCCGACGGCAAGTTCCTCGTCTACGGCCTGTTCCCACAGGAGGGCGACGGCGAGATCGTCGTCCGCAACCTGCTAACGAAGGCCGAGTGGCGGCAGCCGGCAGGCGAGCGTCCTGAGCCGCCGCCGGTGAATCAGGCTGAGCTCGGGCCCGAGGCGGGACAACCGCAGGCTCGCAATATCTCCATCGCCTTCGCGCCCGACGGAAGCTACGTGGCTGTGTCCACGTTTGCGAAGCATGCCGACGTCGCCGCCGCGAAGAAGGCCCGCAAGCGCCCGGACCAGATGCCCAAGGGCGGCATGGTGATCGTGAACCTGGCGACGGGCGAAGCGGTGCGCGTGGATCGGGTGAAAAGTTTTGCCACGCCCGAGAAGTCCGGCGCCGTGCTCGCGTACTTGCGCGAGCCGGATGAGGCGCCCGCCGGCCGCGGCGCGACCGAGGGACGCAGTGAAGAAGGCGCGCCTGAAGCCGGCGCCGGCACTGCCGTCCCCGGCGCAGGTCCGGGGCCCGGTTCCGAGCCGGCCGGCGGCGCGCCCCGTGGACGCGGCGATCGTCCCGAGTTCGGCTCCGAACTTGTCCTGCGCGACCTGAGCAATGGCGGGGAGCGCACGCTGGCCGACGTGCTCGAGTACAGCCTTTCGAAGGACGGCGCGCTGCTGGTCTATGCGGTGTCGTCGCGCAAGTCGCCGGAGACCAACGGCGTTTACATCGTAGAGACACGCAGTGGCGGCGCCCCGCGCCCGCTGCTCGCGGGCAAAGGCAAGTATCGGCGCGTCACCTGGGACGAAGACCAGACGCAGATCGCCTTCCTTTCCGACAAAGACGACGCCGCGTCGCGCTCGCCCAGGCTCAAGCTCTACGGCTGGCAGCGCGCCGCCGCCGCGCCGGTCGAACTGGTTTCCTCGGCCGATCCCGGTTTTCGCGACAAATGCGTCATCAGCGACCGCGGCGCCATCAGCTTCAGCCGCGACGGCAAGCACGTTTTCTTCGGATGCGCTCCCGCCGCCGCGGAAGAAAAGCCGGTTGACCTGCCCGACGACGACAAGGTCTCGGTTGACCTGTGGCATTACAAGGACGACTACATCCAGCCGATGCAGAAGGTCCGCGCCGAAGTGGAGCGCACGCGCACGTTCCGCTGCGTCTATCACTTCGCAGAAAAGAAGATGGTGCAGCTCGCCGACCGCACCATGCCCGAGCTGACGCCCAGCGACGACGGACTGTGGGGCATCGGCGGCGACGACCGCGAGTATCGCCGCATGATCGAGTACGACACCCGCTACGTAGACTCGTACCTGGTCAACACGCTCACCGGCGAGCGCAAGCTGCTTGCCAGGAAACACATCGGCCAGGTCGCCTGGTCGCCGAGCGGCAAGTACACGCTCTACTACAACGGCAAGGACTGGATCACCGCCGCTGTGCCCGACGGCAAGCTCACAACGCTCACCGCCAACCTGGGCGTGAACTTCTGGCGTGAGGACAACGACACGCCCGAGCTGCCGCCGCCCTACGCGCGTGCCAACTGGACGCGCGACGGCAAGTGGGTGCTGCTCTACGACGAGTTCGACGTCTGGCGCGTTGCGCCCGACGGCTCATCGGCGAAAAACATCACGCTGGGTGCGGGCCGCAAGACGCACACCGAGTTCCGCTGGGTGCGGCTGAACAACGATCCCCGCGATCCGGATTCGCGCTGGGTTGACGGTTCGAAGCCCCTCACGCTGAAGGCCGTGAACAAAGACTCGCGCGACCAGGGCTTCTTCCGCACCACGCTGGACGCGACCGACCCGCCCAAGCAGCTCATCATGACGGCGCACGCCTACGGCGCGCCTACGCAGGCGAAGAACGCCGACGTCGTGATGGTCACCGAAGCCAGCTTCACGCAGTTCCCCGACGTCAAGATCACGGATCCGGCTTTTTCAAAACTTGAAACAGTGACGAACGCCAATCCGGAAAAGGCGCAGTTCACGTGGGGCTCGGAAGAACTCATCCACTACCGCAACGCCGACGGCGTGCTGCTGAGCGGGATTCTGTTCAAGCCGGAGAACTTCGATCCCGGCAAGAAGTATCCGCTGCTGGTGTACATCTACGAAAAGCTCTCGCAAAACTTCCACGACTTCATCACGCCGCGGCCCACGCACCGCATCAACACCACGTTCTTCGTGAGCAACGGCTACCTGGTGCTGATGCCCGACATCGTCTACACCATCGGACAGCCGGGGCAGAGCGCGCTCAAGTGCGTGCTGCCGGCCATCGATGCGGTCGTGGCGCGCGGCTTCGTGGACGAAAAAGCCATCGGCATCCAGGGCCACAGTTGGGGCGGATACCAGATCGCGTACATGATCACGCAGACCAACCGCTTTCGCGCCGTGGCCGCGGGCGCGCCCGTCTCGAACATGACCAGCGCCTACGACGGCATCCGCTGGGGCCCGGGCCTGCCCCGGCAGTTCCAGTACGAGCACTCGCAGAGCCGCATCGGCGGCACGCTGTGGGAGCGGCCCATGCTGTTCGTGGAGAACTCGCCGGTCTTCTGGGCCGACCGCGTGCGCACCCCCATCCTGATGCTGCACAACGACTCCGACGACGCCGTGCCGTGGTACCAGGGCATTGAGTACTACCTCGCCCTGCGCCGCCTGGGCAAAGAGGTTTACATGTTCACCTACAACGGCGAGCCGCACGGGCTGCGCCGCCGTCCCAACCAGAAGGACTACACGGTTCGCCTCCAGCAGTTCTTCGACTATTACTTGAAGGGCGCGCCGAAACCCGATTGGATGGAAAAGGGAATCCCGTACCTGGATCGCGACCAGGAAAAGCTGCGGCTGCACGAGGCAACGGGAGCGTACTGA
- a CDS encoding putative Ig domain-containing protein, translating into MPPPLVGKLVMFQLRAPGLATPLQWRIVTGQLPAGLQLDRDGYLHGIPAATGDYAFTVEAMSVSSRAAARRDYRVRVNRPLAVRWTRPPAVNGREIGGEIVVANFSEYDMDLTVIIVSVNQIGRATTLGYQHFNFARAASAERPTEQVIPFSGSPGGGVYVVHADAVGEVRGVRAIYRDRIESPKLSITVVP; encoded by the coding sequence TTGCCTCCGCCCTTGGTGGGCAAGCTGGTGATGTTTCAACTCCGCGCCCCCGGGCTGGCGACGCCGCTGCAGTGGCGCATTGTTACGGGACAGCTCCCGGCAGGACTGCAACTGGATCGAGATGGATATCTCCACGGCATACCGGCGGCGACCGGAGACTACGCATTCACGGTTGAGGCGATGAGTGTGAGCTCAAGGGCCGCCGCTCGCCGGGACTATCGCGTTCGCGTAAATCGCCCGCTCGCGGTGCGCTGGACGCGGCCGCCTGCCGTGAATGGACGCGAGATAGGAGGCGAGATCGTGGTGGCGAACTTCAGTGAGTACGACATGGACTTGACCGTAATCATTGTCAGCGTGAACCAGATTGGGCGCGCTACTACGCTCGGGTACCAGCACTTCAACTTCGCTCGGGCGGCATCGGCCGAGCGCCCGACCGAGCAGGTGATTCCGTTCAGCGGCTCGCCGGGAGGCGGCGTGTATGTGGTCCACGCCGACGCAGTGGGCGAGGTGCGAGGCGTCAGGGCGATTTACCGGGACCGGATCGAGTCGCCGAAGCTGAGCATCACCGTCGTGCCCTGA
- the ribA gene encoding GTP cyclohydrolase II has translation MNATARKVAEADFPTRWGRFRLSGFEGAPDAKGTPETAVALVMGDVTSSPALVRIHSQCLTGDVFGSLRCDCRQQLEMALAMIAAHGSGVLVYEQQEGRGIGLMAKLQAYELQDRGLDTVEANQELGFAADHREYQLPGAVLQALGVREVRLISNNPEKVAALERAGIRVTERVPCEVEPHSHVENYLKTKKEKMGHLFGK, from the coding sequence ATGAACGCGACGGCCCGCAAAGTCGCCGAAGCCGACTTCCCCACGCGCTGGGGACGCTTCCGCCTGTCCGGCTTTGAGGGCGCTCCCGACGCCAAAGGGACGCCGGAAACGGCCGTCGCGCTGGTCATGGGCGACGTTACGTCGTCGCCCGCGCTCGTGCGCATTCATTCGCAGTGCCTCACCGGCGACGTCTTCGGCTCGCTGCGCTGCGATTGCCGCCAGCAACTGGAGATGGCGCTCGCCATGATCGCAGCCCACGGCTCAGGCGTACTCGTCTACGAGCAGCAGGAGGGACGCGGCATCGGACTGATGGCCAAGCTCCAGGCGTACGAACTGCAGGACCGCGGCCTCGACACGGTGGAAGCCAACCAGGAGCTCGGCTTTGCCGCCGACCACCGCGAATACCAACTCCCAGGTGCGGTGCTGCAGGCGCTGGGCGTGCGCGAGGTGCGGCTCATCTCGAACAATCCCGAAAAGGTTGCGGCGCTGGAGCGCGCCGGCATCCGCGTGACCGAGCGCGTACCCTGCGAAGTCGAGCCCCACTCGCACGTGGAGAACTATTTGAAGACAAAGAAGGAGAAGATGGGGCACTTGTTCGGGAAGTGA